The window AGTGTAGAAAAAGTTGAATCTGCTAAAGCAAAAGTAACTACAGTAGGTATGTCAATTACAGTATCTACTGCATGAATAATTCCGTTAGTACCCACAACATCTGCTTGGGTTACTGTAGATATGCCATTAAACATTACGCCATTTGAAGTATTATAATATAAACTTAAAGCATTCCCTCCAGGACCACTAGCACCTGTGTTTGCATATCCAGCTCCGGCATCTACTAAAGCAGTGGAAGTATTTGTAGAACCAATTATTACATGATTCAATAATATTTGAGAAAGTACAGCAGTATCTACATTAGCTAAAGGAGTACCATCTAAAAAGGTGCTAAATGCAGCATCATCTGGCGCTAAAACAGTAAATGGTCCAGTACCACTAAGTACATTTACTAGGTCACCATCAGCAGCTCCTAAAGCAGCAACTAAATTGGAGAAAGCTGGATTTGCAACTGCATGATCTACTACACTTGGTAATCCTAGTACAGCATCTATGATATGTACTGTTCCGTTAGAAGCATCTGCATCTGCGGTAGTTACTGTTGCAACGTTATTAAACATCACACTTCCAGATGCATCAAAATAGATGCTAATATTTAATCCATCTGCTCCACTTGCGCTTCCTGATGTGTAACCAGAACCCATAGCTACTAAATCACTAGAAGCAACATCGGTCATGATTACATGATTTAGAAGTACTTGAGATAATATATCTGTTGGTACATCCTCAAGAGATGCAAATCCGTTTGCAGATAAGAATGATGCGAAAGCAGCATTTGTTGGTGCTAAAACTGTAA is drawn from Lacinutrix sp. WUR7 and contains these coding sequences:
- a CDS encoding fasciclin domain-containing protein, with the protein product MKTKLFFIAIFSLSLLTTSCSNDDDNSSNATPTPNIVELAQATPDLSSLVAALTRADGNLTTVLSGNGPFTVLAPTNAAFASFLSANGFASLEDVPTDILSQVLLNHVIMTDVASSDLVAMGSGYTSGSASGADGLNISIYFDASGSVMFNNVATVTTADADASNGTVHIIDAVLGLPSVVDHAVANPAFSNLVAALGAADGDLVNVLSGTGPFTVLAPDDAAFSTFLDGTPLANVDTAVLSQILLNHVIIGSTNTSTALVDAGAGYANTGASGPGGNALSLYYNTSNGVMFNGISTVTQADVVGTNGIIHAVDTVIDIPTVVTFALADSTFSTLVTALTTLTPATDFASILSRTATGNADTIDPNFTVFAPTNDAFDALAAIPAEGPLTQVLLHHVIKEANITSSMLNNPGDTTAATLEGDNITITLPGSGTNIADITDGSGATDIGIIAVDVQAGNGVIHVINKVMINN